The genomic DNA ATTACATTTTAACTTGGCTTCTTGTTACTATTATCAGGGAAAAATGGAAGAAGGGCTGAAGGAATTACAGAATGCTGTTAGGATTACACCTAATGCTTCGTCGATTCGTAATAATTTAGGGGTCATTTTGCACGGATTAAATAGGTATGCTGAGGCAGAAAAGGAATATAGAGAGGCAATAAAAATAAATCCGAATGATGCTGACACACACCATAATCTGGGGATTTTGCTGAGAGCTTTAAATAGGTATGCTGAGGCAGAAAAGGAATACAGAGAGGCAATAAGAATAAACCCCAATCTTGACGAGGCACACTCCAATCTGGGAGTTTTGCTCAGAGTTCTATATAGGTATGATGAGGCAGAAAAGGAATTCAGAGAGGCAATAAAAATAAATCCTAATTATGCCGACGCACACTCCAATCTGGGGGTTTTGCTCGTCGACCTGAAGAGGTATGCTGAGGCAGAAAAGGAATACAGGGAGGCAATAAGAATGAACTCCAATCTTGCTGAGGCACACTTCAATCTGGGGGTCTTGCTCGTCGACCTGAAGAGGTATGCTGAGGCAGAAAAGGGATACAGGGAGGCAATAAGAATAAATCCCAATTATGCTAAGGCACACCTAAATCTGGGGGTCTTGCTCGTCAATTTGAAAAGGTATTCTGAGGCAGAAGAGGAGTTCAGGGAGGCAATAAGGACAAAGCCCAATTATGCTGAGGCACAAGCTAATT from Candidatus Zixiibacteriota bacterium includes the following:
- a CDS encoding tetratricopeptide repeat protein; this encodes MAEQCRAVTDKGKQCKRRALPIEHYCKMHLYLKFGGEHMPAPFFKKPLFIMTIVLGLIALTVAVYSSYEGAAKKDLTHTVGAEFQKRIEEHGFVAPRTYEEIIRTIGKSCSEVGEAVCNKIKSATEDLQNGKYVEAEQSYKVLTELLPDVAELHFNLASCYYYQGKMEEGLKELQNAVRITPNASSIRNNLGVILHGLNRYAEAEKEYREAIKINPNDADTHHNLGILLRALNRYAEAEKEYREAIRINPNLDEAHSNLGVLLRVLYRYDEAEKEFREAIKINPNYADAHSNLGVLLVDLKRYAEAEKEYREAIRMNSNLAEAHFNLGVLLVDLKRYAEAEKGYREAIRINPNYAKAHLNLGVLLVNLKRYSEAEEEFREAIRTKPNYAEAQANLGLLYKSINKRSEAKKELLIARDLFEKQNRADDVKKIDEMLNDLK